GCGTGAAGACCCACATGGGCGCGATCGGCGTCAGTGCCGGCAGCCGCACCGACTGCGCCGACAGCCTGTCCAAGGGCCTGTTGACCTGGCTGCAACTGGCCGACAGCGCCGGCCTGGCTACCGGCGTGGTCTCCACCGCGCGCTTGACCCATGCCACCCCGGCCGCCACCTATGCGCACTCGCCCGAGCGCAACTGGGAAAACGACACCGACCTGACCGAGGCCGCCAAGGCCGCCGGCTGCAAGGACATCGCCCAGCAGCTGCTGTCGACCTCTCGCTATGGCCGCGGCCCGCTGGTTGCCCTTGGCGGCGGCCGTGGTGAGTTCACCACCGTGGAAGAACGCGATCCGGAATACGACGACAAGGTCGGCCAGCGCCTGGATGGCCGCAGCCTGGTGCAGGAATGGCAGCAGGCCCATCCGCAGGGCGCCTACGTGTGGAACAGCAAGCAGCTGGCAGCCGCCGCCAATGCGCCGGCCATCCTGGGCCTGTTCGAACCGGACCACATGCGCTACGAGTACGAGCGTCCGCAGGATCCGGGCGGCGAGCCGAGCCTGGCCGAACTGACCGCAGCGGCGATCAAGAACCTGTCCCAGCACCAGGAAGGCTACGTGCTGATGATCGAAGGTGCGCGCATCGACCATGCCAACCACAGCGGCAACGCCTATCGTGCGCTGACCGAAACCGTGGCCCTTTCCGACGCCGTGCGCGTGGCCAACGAGCTGACCTCGGCCGATGACACCCTGATCATCGTCACCGCCGACCACTCGCACACGCTGAACTTCGTCGGCTACCCGGCACGCGGCAACCCGATCCTGGGCAAGGTGAAGGACAAGGGCGGCGAAGACGGCGCCGGCAAGCTGGATTACGCGCTGGACGGCACCGGCCAGCCGTACACCACGTTG
This genomic interval from Stenotrophomonas sp. 57 contains the following:
- a CDS encoding alkaline phosphatase, producing MRRSVSLLAACATTLLLGACASTAPASAPAGLKVAVDPVAHPAGETPQWWYRSGAAQAAANGAMSGKAKNVILFLGDGMSLTTVAASRIYEGQQKGGSGEENLLSWERFPATAFSKTYNTDSQTPDSAGTMTAITTGVKTHMGAIGVSAGSRTDCADSLSKGLLTWLQLADSAGLATGVVSTARLTHATPAATYAHSPERNWENDTDLTEAAKAAGCKDIAQQLLSTSRYGRGPLVALGGGRGEFTTVEERDPEYDDKVGQRLDGRSLVQEWQQAHPQGAYVWNSKQLAAAANAPAILGLFEPDHMRYEYERPQDPGGEPSLAELTAAAIKNLSQHQEGYVLMIEGARIDHANHSGNAYRALTETVALSDAVRVANELTSADDTLIIVTADHSHTLNFVGYPARGNPILGKVKDKGGEDGAGKLDYALDGTGQPYTTLSYANGPGHTGSSNQQPAGPKRYPHNPSSFEPANGRPNLREVDTEHPDYMQEALVPMKSESHGGEDVGIWARGPGSKAIRGTLEQNAIYHMIVQATPALRERLCQAGTCDDKGVPVQLPVPTAFERKAEAK